The genomic segment CCCGTCGCCTGGCCCGCGCGGGCCTGCTGCTCGCCGCCGTCGGCTACGGCACCGCCGCCCTCACCACCGCCCTCCCCGCGGTGGTCGCGGGCGCGGTCCTCGGCGGCTTCGGTTCCGGTACCGCGACCGCCGTGGCCGCCACCGGGATCGCCGCGCAGCGCGACCCGCACCGGGTGTCGACGCTGGGCCTGCTCACCGTCTCGGCGCTGGCCGGCGCGCTGTATCTGACGATCCCCCGGCTGGGCCCCGGCCACGGCCTCCCGCTCGCCGCCCTCGCCCTCACGGCCCTGCTCACCCTCCCGGCGACCGCCCGTCTCGCGGCCCCGGTGGCAACGACCCGGGTCGCCCGGGAACGGGGTCCCCTGCCCCACCTCCGCCACGGCCTGACCCTCGCTGTCACGCTCCTCCTGTGGTCCCTGGCGCAGAACTCCCTCTGGGGCGTCAGCGGCCGGATCGGCACCACCCAGGCCGGGCTCTCCGAGGTCACCGTCGGCGCGGTCTTCGCGACGGCTCTCGGCGCGGGCCTGCTCGGGGTGATCGGGGCGGGTGCGCTGGGCGCGCGCTTCGGCCGCGCGCTCCCCATCGGCGCCGGCACGGCGCTCATCGCCGGCTGCATCGTGCTCAGCGCCACCGCGACCGACCTGCCGACCTTCGCGACGGGGGAGGTCGCCTGGAACACGCTCTACCCGGTCGTCCTGTCGTACCTCATCGGTCTCGCCGCCTCGCTCGACCCGCGTGGCCGCTGGGCGGTCCTCATCGGCTCCGCGTCCTCACTCGGCACGGCCGTCGGACCCCTGGTCGGCAGCCTGCTCTCCGCCCACGTCGGCTACCCGGCGATGGGCGCGATCCTGGCCGTGGGCCTCCTCCTCATCACGGCCCCCATGACCTGGGTGGCCCTGCGCGCGGCCCCACCCACCACGGAACACGCCCGCTACCAGGAGCACGAACGGGACCGCGCCCAGCCCCAGTCCCGGACCGCCGCCGAGCGGCCCGAGTACCGCCCGGCGGCCTGAGGCCCCGTCACCACCGGCGGCCGGGGCCCGTCACCACCGGCGACCGGCCCCGGCCGCTCCTCCCGCTCGCTCAGCCGAACTCGTACGCGTCCACCTCGGCGAGATACCGGGCCCGCCGCTCCTCGTCGTGCTCCAGGAAGGACGCGGTGAAGGAGTTGCGGGCCAGCTCGCGCAGCCGCTCCTCGCCCAGACCGAGCGTCCGCCGTACGGCGTCGAAGTTGTCACCGGCGTAACCGCCGAAGTACGCCGGGTCGTCGGAGTTGACCGTGCAGAGCAGGCCCGCGTCGAGCATGGCGGGCAGGGGGTGGTCGGCGAGGGTGTCGACGGTCCGCAGCCGGACGTTCGACAACGGGCAGAGCGTCAGCGGGATCCGCTCCCGCACCAGCCGCTCGACGAGGGCCGGGTCCTCCATGCACCGCAGCCCGTGGTCGACGCGCTCGACACCGAGGATGTCGAGGGCTTCCGTGATGTACTCCGGGGGCCCCTCCTCCCCGGCGTGCGCGACCCGGCGCAGCCCGAGCGCGGCCGCCGCCTCGTACACCGCACGGAACTTGACCGGCGGATGCCCGACCTCGGCGGAGTCCAGCCCGATCCCGACGATCCGGTCGAGATACGGCTTCGCCGCCTCCAGGGTGTCGAGAGCCGACGCGGCGGACTCGTCCCGCAGAAAACACATGATCAGCTGAGTGGAGACCCCATGCGTGGCCTCGCTCCTCCCCAGCGCCCGCCACAGCCCCTCGACGACCGTCCCCATCCCGACGCCCCGCGCCATGTGGGCCTGCGGGTCGAAGAAGATCTCCGCGTGCCGGACGCCCTGGGCGGCGGCGCGGGCGAGATAGGCGTCGGCGAGGTCCGCGAAGTCCTGCTCGGTGCGCAGGACGGCCATCAGCTCGTAGTACAGGTTCAGAAACGACTGGAGGTCCTCGAACTCGTACGCCTTGCGGAGCGCGTCCGTGTCGGCGTACGGCAGCTCGACCCCGTTCCGGGCGGCCAGCGCGAACGCCAGCTCCGGCTCCAGGGTGCCTTCGATGTGCAGGTGCAGTTCAGCTTTGGGGAGGGACATCAAAGCATCGTAAGGCTGCCTTATCGGCGTTTCGGAAGTGCCACCCGCATCAGGTCGTGGGCCACGGTCAGCTCCCCCTCGAACCCGGCGGCCCGGGCCTGCCGTTCGAACTCCGCCGGCTCGGAGTACCGCTGACTGAAGTGGGTGAGGACGAGATGCCGTACGCCGCAGTCCCGGGCGACCGAGGCGGCCTGACCGGCCGTCAGATGTCCGTGGTCGACGGCGAGTTCGACGTCCTCGTCGAGAAACGTGGACTCGATGACGAGCATGTCGGCCGCGTCGGCGAGGGCGTAGACCCCGTCGCACAGCCGGGTGTCCATGACGAACGCGAACCGCTGTCCGCGCCGCAGCTCGCTCACCTCGTCGAGGGAGACGCCGCCGATCGCGCCCTCCCGCTGGATCCGCCCGATGTCCGGCCCCTTGATCCCGCGCTCGGCGAGCCGCTCCGGCAGCATCCGGCGCCCGTCGGGCTCGACGAGCCGATAGCCGTACGACTCGACGGGGTGGGACAGCTTCCGCGCGTCGAGCGTGTAGGAGGGGGTGACGGCCAGCGCCCCGCCGTCCCCGTCGACCGGCACCTCGGTCAACCGCACCGTCTCCCGGTACGCGGTGGCGTGCCGCAGCCGGTCGTAGAACCGCTGCCCGGAGCGCGGGTAGTGGGCGGTGACGTCGTGGGGCACCCGGTCGAGGTTGATCCGCTGGATGACACCGGCGAGTCCCAGCGAGTGGTCCCCGTGGAAATGGGTGACGCATATGCGGTTCAGGTCGTGCGCGGCGACCCCGGCGCGCAGCATCTGCCGCTGGGTGCCCTCACCGGGGTCGAAGAGCAGCCCCTCCGCGTCCCAGCGCAGCAGATAGCCGTTGTGGTTGCGGTGCCGGGTCGGGACCTGGCTGGCGGTGCCGAGGACCACCAATTCACGTACGGACACGGCCCGTCAGCCCGGAGGCCACTGCAGGCCGCGGCCGCCGACGACGTGGGCGTGCGCGTGGAACACGGTCTGGCCGGCGCCGGTGCCGGTGTTGAAGACGATCCGGTAGCTCTCCAGCTTGTCCTCGTCCGCGACGGCCTGTGTCTCGCGGAGGACGTCCGCGGCGAGTTCCGGGGCGGCGGTGGCGAGTGTCGAGGCGTCCGCGTAGTGCGCCTTCGGGATGACCAGGACGTGTGTCGGTGCCTGCGGGTTGATGTCCCTGAACGCGACCGTCGTCTCCGTCTCCCTCACGATCGTCGCCGGTACGTGTCCTGCCACGATCTTGCAGAACAGACAGTCGTCCTGCGGCTCCCCAGCCATGTGTCGCCTCCCAGCCACCGGTGATCCCGTACCCGGGCATCGTAGCGAGGCGTCTCCGCCCCCGCCGCCCTTACCCGTTCCCCTCCCCAGGGGCGGTGCCCCTTCGACCCCCGGCCGCGGGTCCGGTGGGGGCCGTTCGCGCAGTTCCCCGCGCCCCTGAAAAGGGGCGCGGGGAACTGCGCGAACGGGGTCCGGGGCGGAGCCCCGAGGGAGGGGACGGGTAGGGGCGGCGGGGGCGAGGAAGAAGGACTACGACTCGGGCAGCGACGGTGCCACCTTCGCCGGAGTCTCCTCAAGCCCGGCCAGCGCGATCCGGATCGCCTCGTCCAACTGCGGGTCACGGCCCGCCGCGTAGTCCTGCGGCGCCTGCACGACCTCCACATCGGGATCGACCCCGTGGTTCTCGACCCCCCACCCGTACCCCTCCAACCAGAAGGCGTACTTCGGCTGAGTCACGAGCGTCCCGTCGACCAGCCGATACCGGCTGTCGATGCCGACGACCCCGCCCCACGTCCGCGTCCCCACCACCGGCCCGATCCCGAGCGCCTTGATCGCCGCGTTGACGATGTCCCCGTCGGACCCGGAGAACTCGTTGGCGACGGCGACGACGGGCCCCCGGGGCGCGTCGTCGGGATAGCTGGACGGCCGCATCCCACGCGGCAGGTCCCACCCCACGATCCGCCGCGCCAGCTTCTCCACCACGAGCTGCGAGGTGTGCCCGCCCCGGTTCTCCCGCACGTCCACGACGAGCCCCTCCCGGGCGACCTCGATCCGCAGATCGCGGTGGAGCTGGGCCCAGCCGGAGCCGACCATGTCGGGCACGTGGAGATATCCGAGCCGGCCGCCGGACTTCTCGTGGACGTAGGCCCGCCGGTCCGCCACCCACGCGTGGTACCGCAACGGCTCCTCGTCGGAGATGGGCACCACGACGGGATGCCGGAGATCCCCGCCGCCGGACGGCAGAACCGTCAGCTCGACCGCCTTGCCGGCCGTGCCGACGAGCAGCGGCCCGGGCCCGGCCAGCGGATCGACCGGCTGCCCGCCCACGGCGATGATCGCGTCCCCGGCCCGTACGGCCACACCCGGCGCGGCGAGCGGCGAGTGGGCGTCGGGGTCGGAGGTCTCCGACGGCAGCACCCGGTCGATGCGCCACAGCGCGGCCCCCTGCGGGCCGTCCTCGTGCCGGGAGATGTCCGCCCCGAGCAGCCCCTGCCGCCGGTCGCCGGAGCCGCCCCGGCCGCGCGGGGTGACGTACGCGTGGGACGTCCCCAACTCGCCCTGCACCTCCCACAGCAGGTCCACGAGGTCGTCGTGCGTGGCCACCCGCTCCAGGACCGGGCGGTACCGGTCCAGGACGCCGGACCAGTCCACCCCGCCCAGATCGGGGCGCCAGAAGTTGTCCCGCATGAGGCGGCCGGTCTCGTCGAACATCTGGCGCCACTCGGCGGCCGGGTCGACGGTCCGCCGTACGCGCGAGAGGTCGACGGTGATGTTGGTGTCGCTCTCGTCGTCGTTCGAGGCGCGCCGGTCGCTGGGGACGACCTTGAGCTTGCCGTCGGTCCACAGCAGGACCCGCTTGCCGTCGCCGCTGACGGCGAAGTGGTCGGCGTCGGAGGCGAGGTATTCGAGGCGCCGCTGGGCGAGGTCGTACCGCTCCAGGGAGGTCTTCGGGTCGGGATCGTCGGGCGTGGCCCGCAGATGGCCGAGGACGCCGGTGACGGGGTGGCGCAGCCACAGCACGCCGTCCTTGGCGGCGCGGAGCGTGGAGTAGCGGGCGGCCTCGACCGGGAAGGGGACGATGCGGTCGGCGAGCCCTTCGAGGTCGATCCGGGTCGCGGGGGCGCCCTCGCTGTCCGGGGTCTCGTCCTTGTCGGGCGCCTCGAACGGCCGCCCGTGGCGCTGCGGCCCGAAGGGGGACGGGGTGGTCGCGGCGAGCGTGATGAGGTGCGGTCTGGCCCCGCTGACGAAGTGGAGGTCGAAGACGTGCTCGTCGTAGACCGGGTCGAAGGCGCGCGCGGAGAGGAAGGCGAGGTGCTTGCCGTCGAGGGTGAACGTCGGTGAGAAGTCCTGGAAGCGCAGCGGGGTCGCCTCGGTGACGGACAGGTCGGCCGTGTTGGCGAGCTTGAGCTGACGCAGCGGGCGCGGGCCCGGGTGCGACCAGGCGAGCCAGGCGGAGTCGGGCGAGAAGACGAGCCCTGTCACCTCGCCGTCCTCGCTGCGGTCCACCTCGCGGACCTCTCCGGTCTCCCGCTCGACGAGCAGCACCCGGCCGTCGTCCGCGGCGACGGCGACCCGGTCGCCGTCGGGCGCCACGGCGAGCCCGAGGACGCGGCCCACCTGCCCGGCGGCGATCCGGCGCGGGGTGGCGCCCGGTCCGACGCCGGTGGCCGGGGCGAACTCCAGCGCGTCGTCGCCCTCCGCGTCCGTCACCCACACCACCCACTCCTCGCCCTCCACCCGGAAGGTGCGCGGCAGCCGGGCCCGTACGCCGTCCTCGGCGGCGAGCGCGCGGGCGGGGCCGGAGCGGTGGGTGATCCAGTGGACGGAGCCGCGCACGGAGACCGCGCTGCCCCGGGCCGTGTGGTCGGGCGAGGCGGAGCCGAACCAGCGGGAGGCGTTCACCGGGAACGGCTGGAGGTCGACGCGCTGTCCGCCCAGCCGGATGTCGAGCCTGCGCGGCTCGGCCCCGTCCAGGTCGTCCAGCAGCCACAGCTCACCGGCGGACGTGTACACGACCCGGGTGCCGTCGGTGGCCGCGTGCCGGGCGTAGAAGCCGTCGACCGGCGTGTGCCGCCGCAGGTCGGACCCGTCGGCGAGGGAGGAGTACAGAGCCCCGACGCCCTCGTGGTCGGACAGGAACGCGACCCGGTCGCCGACCCACAGCGGGTACTCGATGTTCCCGTCCAACTCGGCGTGCAGCCGCACGAATTCACCGGCCGGCCCGGAGCCCTCGCCGCCCTCGCCCGCGCGGTCGATCCACAGCTTGCCCGCCGTGCCGCCCCGGTACCGCTTCCACCAGGCGGCCTCGCGGCCCATCGGCGCGGACAGCAGCACGGTGGCGGGGCCGTGGGCGACGTCGCCGACCGGCCCGTACGGCAGGGTGGTGGCCGGGCCGCCGTCGAGCGGGACGGCACGCGCCCAGCTCCGCCGGAGGCTGGCCTGACCCTGGGTGCTGAGCGCGAGGACCTGGCCGTCGGGGGTCCAGCCGCGCACCTGGGTGCGCCAACTCCCCCAGTACGTCAGGCGCCTGGCCGATCCGCCGTCGACGGGCGCGACATGTACCTCGGGCGCGCCGTCCCGCGTGGAGGTCCACGCGACGGTGGTGCCGTCCGGGGAGATCCGCGGATGGTTCACGGGCACGTTGTCCGCACTGACCCGCCAGGCACGGCCGCCGTCCAGAGGCGCGATCCACACGTCGTCCTCGGCGGTGAAGGCGACCAGGTCGCCGTGCAGATGCGGATACCGGAAATACGCGAGCTGAGTCACCCGGTCACTGTAAGCAGCGTTCGGACGGATTGGGAGGGGTTTGGATCATGTGCCTCGCGCCGGGCGTCACTTGCCCGGGCCGGGCCTCACTTGCCCTCGGGCACGCACGCCGGGTCCTTCTGGCACCAGATGGTCTGGGTGACGGTGACCGTCACGGTCGGTCCCGGCTCGTCGGGGTCGGGCTGTCCCGCGCTCGGCGTCGGGTCGGGGGCGTCGCAGTTGCCCAGCCCTTCGACGTGGAACCACTCCTTGCCGTCGACCTTGCCTGTCAGATCGCCGCGTACGCACCTGCCGTTGACCTCCTTGGTCACCTTCCCGGTGACGCTGATGTCCCGGCCTTCCTTGTCCTCGCCGGTGCAGTCGACGTTCGCGACGGTGTTGACGGACGCGGACGGCGACCCGGACTTCTCGCCGTCCCCCTGCTGGTCACCGTCACCGCCACCGTCGCTGTCGTACGACGCCGTGCAGGTGAGCCACCGGACGTCCAGGCCCTCCCGCTCCAGCTCCTTGGTGGCCAGCTGGTCCGTCGTGAACGCGACCGCGCCGGTGTTGAGCCCGCCGCCCTCGCAGGCCACCAGGCCCGCGACCGCGCCGACTCCGAGCCCGACTCCCAGCAGGAGCCGGCGCCCGCGAGTCCGGTACGCCCTGATACGCCGCCATGCCGCCATGCACGGCAGCCTGCCACCGCCCGCCGCGCCACGGAAGACCGCGTGCGGCCATGCCGCCGGGACGGCCGGTGGAGGGCGGCCGGTGTCAGCCGCTCATCAGCAGCCATTCCTGCAGCTCCACCAAGTTCCCCTCGGGATCCTTGAGATGGGCCACGCGCATCCGGTCGGTCATCCGTGCGGGCCCGTGGAGGAGCCGCGCCCCGCGCGCCGTGATCTGCTCGCAGTACGTGTCGAGGTCGTCGACCCGCAGGACGACCAGCGACCGGTGCCCGTTCGCCGCGTCGGCCAGCTCCCCGAGCACC from the Streptomyces sp. NBC_00310 genome contains:
- a CDS encoding MFS transporter; protein product: MSPRTTTPPWPLVALFTAGYLAAYLLPTTVGRLDAALPLTSTEAGAVGSALLLGSATAGFTLAAQVERFGPRRLARAGLLLAAVGYGTAALTTALPAVVAGAVLGGFGSGTATAVAATGIAAQRDPHRVSTLGLLTVSALAGALYLTIPRLGPGHGLPLAALALTALLTLPATARLAAPVATTRVARERGPLPHLRHGLTLAVTLLLWSLAQNSLWGVSGRIGTTQAGLSEVTVGAVFATALGAGLLGVIGAGALGARFGRALPIGAGTALIAGCIVLSATATDLPTFATGEVAWNTLYPVVLSYLIGLAASLDPRGRWAVLIGSASSLGTAVGPLVGSLLSAHVGYPAMGAILAVGLLLITAPMTWVALRAAPPTTEHARYQEHERDRAQPQSRTAAERPEYRPAA
- a CDS encoding adenosine deaminase; translated protein: MSLPKAELHLHIEGTLEPELAFALAARNGVELPYADTDALRKAYEFEDLQSFLNLYYELMAVLRTEQDFADLADAYLARAAAQGVRHAEIFFDPQAHMARGVGMGTVVEGLWRALGRSEATHGVSTQLIMCFLRDESAASALDTLEAAKPYLDRIVGIGLDSAEVGHPPVKFRAVYEAAAALGLRRVAHAGEEGPPEYITEALDILGVERVDHGLRCMEDPALVERLVRERIPLTLCPLSNVRLRTVDTLADHPLPAMLDAGLLCTVNSDDPAYFGGYAGDNFDAVRRTLGLGEERLRELARNSFTASFLEHDEERRARYLAEVDAYEFG
- a CDS encoding VOC family protein produces the protein MELAQVRLLVSDFAACYPFYAEVLGLKPQSGAVEGPYEKFSPAVGSAGIALQDRAMMAEVLGELADAANGHRSLVVLRVDDLDTYCEQITARGARLLHGPARMTDRMRVAHLKDPEGNLVELQEWLLMSG
- a CDS encoding S41 family peptidase, which encodes MTQLAYFRYPHLHGDLVAFTAEDDVWIAPLDGGRAWRVSADNVPVNHPRISPDGTTVAWTSTRDGAPEVHVAPVDGGSARRLTYWGSWRTQVRGWTPDGQVLALSTQGQASLRRSWARAVPLDGGPATTLPYGPVGDVAHGPATVLLSAPMGREAAWWKRYRGGTAGKLWIDRAGEGGEGSGPAGEFVRLHAELDGNIEYPLWVGDRVAFLSDHEGVGALYSSLADGSDLRRHTPVDGFYARHAATDGTRVVYTSAGELWLLDDLDGAEPRRLDIRLGGQRVDLQPFPVNASRWFGSASPDHTARGSAVSVRGSVHWITHRSGPARALAAEDGVRARLPRTFRVEGEEWVVWVTDAEGDDALEFAPATGVGPGATPRRIAAGQVGRVLGLAVAPDGDRVAVAADDGRVLLVERETGEVREVDRSEDGEVTGLVFSPDSAWLAWSHPGPRPLRQLKLANTADLSVTEATPLRFQDFSPTFTLDGKHLAFLSARAFDPVYDEHVFDLHFVSGARPHLITLAATTPSPFGPQRHGRPFEAPDKDETPDSEGAPATRIDLEGLADRIVPFPVEAARYSTLRAAKDGVLWLRHPVTGVLGHLRATPDDPDPKTSLERYDLAQRRLEYLASDADHFAVSGDGKRVLLWTDGKLKVVPSDRRASNDDESDTNITVDLSRVRRTVDPAAEWRQMFDETGRLMRDNFWRPDLGGVDWSGVLDRYRPVLERVATHDDLVDLLWEVQGELGTSHAYVTPRGRGGSGDRRQGLLGADISRHEDGPQGAALWRIDRVLPSETSDPDAHSPLAAPGVAVRAGDAIIAVGGQPVDPLAGPGPLLVGTAGKAVELTVLPSGGGDLRHPVVVPISDEEPLRYHAWVADRRAYVHEKSGGRLGYLHVPDMVGSGWAQLHRDLRIEVAREGLVVDVRENRGGHTSQLVVEKLARRIVGWDLPRGMRPSSYPDDAPRGPVVAVANEFSGSDGDIVNAAIKALGIGPVVGTRTWGGVVGIDSRYRLVDGTLVTQPKYAFWLEGYGWGVENHGVDPDVEVVQAPQDYAAGRDPQLDEAIRIALAGLEETPAKVAPSLPES
- a CDS encoding ribonuclease Z translates to MSVRELVVLGTASQVPTRHRNHNGYLLRWDAEGLLFDPGEGTQRQMLRAGVAAHDLNRICVTHFHGDHSLGLAGVIQRINLDRVPHDVTAHYPRSGQRFYDRLRHATAYRETVRLTEVPVDGDGGALAVTPSYTLDARKLSHPVESYGYRLVEPDGRRMLPERLAERGIKGPDIGRIQREGAIGGVSLDEVSELRRGQRFAFVMDTRLCDGVYALADAADMLVIESTFLDEDVELAVDHGHLTAGQAASVARDCGVRHLVLTHFSQRYSEPAEFERQARAAGFEGELTVAHDLMRVALPKRR
- a CDS encoding histidine triad nucleotide-binding protein — protein: MAGEPQDDCLFCKIVAGHVPATIVRETETTVAFRDINPQAPTHVLVIPKAHYADASTLATAAPELAADVLRETQAVADEDKLESYRIVFNTGTGAGQTVFHAHAHVVGGRGLQWPPG